Proteins encoded together in one Amblyomma americanum isolate KBUSLIRL-KWMA chromosome 1, ASM5285725v1, whole genome shotgun sequence window:
- the LOC144125015 gene encoding uncharacterized protein LOC144125015 yields MDRETIARLLTIRIPSLAEMEAKRKAANESYDSDVPPEEQRHMSDQRRRLLNIRPAGEDTIHWCWLCDRRFHLPSRLIAHQIYQHDFDGEPRPIKVPCPICYRLCRNEFIMGLHLGTHIGERRCFKCGAEFASATSAHAHKLLHHNRGNFQCRFCRKLFALKSKRDDHCRLEHLRQLKRQRSATSF; encoded by the exons ATGGACCGGGAGACCATCGCGCGGCTGCTTACCATCAGGATCCCCTCGCTGGCCGAGATGGAAGCCAAGCGAAAGGCCGCCAATGAAAGCTACGATTCCGATGTACCACCAGAAGAG CAGCGTCACATGTCGGACCAGAGGCGTCGCCTGCTGAACATCAGGCCCGCAGGAGAGGACACCATACACTGGTGCTGGCTCTGCGACAGAAGATTCCACCTTCCGAGCCGTCTAATCGCCCACCAGATATACCAGCATGATTTTGACGGCGAGCCCCGGCCCATCAAAGTGCCATGTCCTATCTGCTACCGCTTGTGCAGGAACGAGTTCATCATGGGCCTGCACTTGGGAACCCACATTGGCGAACGGCGGTGCTTCAAGTGCGGCGCTGAGTTCGCCAGcgccacttctgcccatgccCACAAGCTCCTCCACCACAACCGCGGTAATTTCCAGTGCCGCTTTTGTAGGAAGCTCTTCGCGCTCAAGAGCAAGAGGGACGACCACTGCCGCCTGGAACACCTCCGACAGCTGAAGCGTCAGCGCTCAGCGACCAGCTTCTAG